In Sphingobacterium sp. SRCM116780, the genomic stretch GTTGGGTAAATCATAACGATGAGGTTGTGATGGATGCGCGCCACGTCCCACAACGACTTTCATTTTTACTGGTCCTTTTTTTCTCTTGGTGAAAATCTTAGACCAGTCCATACCTGATTGTAAGGCATAAATATAACCCATACCAAACAAGACGCTACAAAAGTAAGCAATAGCAGCAGGCCTATTTGTTAAGATGAAGAATAAAAACTGTATGGCAAAATAAATAATTGCAATGGTTTTTAACTTGACATTTCCAAATAGTAATAATCGGAGTTCATATTTGGGAACTAAGGTTGCCGTCGCGGCTAGAACTGCAGCTAAGGTGCAAGATCCTGTATATAAATCTGGATTTTGTGCTTTTTGGAAAACAGCTAGATTCGAAAAAATTAAAAAAATGAGTGCCGAAATAATTCCTGAAATGATGTAAATGAATAGGAATTGCCTTTTGTTCAGGAAATTGAAAAAGATAATGCCTAGCCAATATAACCACAAACAATCAAATGCAATATTGAAAAGTCCTGTATACAAGAAATTGTAAGTGACCAAAGACCAAGGTTGTTGGATGAAAGCTTGAAAGCTCGTTGGTAAACTTAGTTTTTCAATTGTTAATGCAAAAAGAGGAATCTCGATGATTTTGAGTTCAAATAAGAGATCAAAGACATAAATTAGGACAAATAGCGCTACCTGTCCACTGATAATATATGGAATAGGTGAGTCAGAACCGAAGGTTGTCCTAATAAAGCTTTTGAACGAATTTTCCCCCATGGTTATAAAGATAATTAATATATTCCTTTTTTAATACCCCAAGCTTTCAACAATAGATAACCAAACAAAGCCCCCCCCACATGTGCTAAGTGCGCAACTGAATCTCCGGAGTTTGAGAACCCTAAATATATTTCAATCAGGATCATGATTGGAATAAAATATTTAGCTTTTATAGGAACAGGAATAAATAATAAGGCTAATTTTAAATTAGGGAATAGATAAGCAAAAGCTAACAATAATCCAAAAATAGCACCCGAGGCACCGACTAAAGGTGTATTATAAATGGAAACAAGTGTATCAAATCCGGATTGCGATATACTTGGGTTATTTGTAGAAACCGTTCCAGCAATCATATCGAATTGCAAACTGCTGCCTGGATGTATTGTTCCTGCTATTTGATATACTTCAAATGCCTGAACACCAAATTGAAGAACTAATGCTCCAATTCCAGTTAATAAATAGAAATTCAGAAAACGCTTAGCACCCAATACTTGTTCAACGATAGGACCAAACATCACTAAAGAAAACATATTGAAAAATATGTGCGTGATTCCTCCATGCATAAACATATAGGTGATGACCTGCCAAATTTTGAAAAATGGAGAATCAGGATAGAACACTCCAAAAAGTCTTGTTGAGTTTGTAAATATCATCGAACCTACAAAACAAACAATATTGATTATCAATAAGTTTTTCGTTACTGTAGTTAAGTTTGATAAAGGATTAGCGCTATTCATAAAGTTATCTTAGTTTTTACCAAACTTTTCTAAAAGTTCTTGTAAAGTTATTGTGATTAATATGGGTTTACCAAATATAGAAACATTTGGAGATTCGCAAGCAAAAAGTTGATCGATTAGTTCAGCGATTGCATTGTTGTCTAACGGTGTGCCAGGTTTAATGGCAGCATTACGGGCTAAGCTTTTAGCTAAATTCTCTCGCTTTTCTATCTTGAACTCCGTTTGATTATTTTTATAATCTTCTAATATCTGTTCAATAATTTTTCGTTCATCAATCCCTGTCCCTAAGTCTGCAGGAACACCATCGATGATATAGCTGTTTTTGCCAAATGATCGAATTTGAAATCCTAAACTTTGAATATCTTCTAAAAGATCTTGCATCAATTCATTGTCTGCAGAGCTTAAATCAATGCTTTGTGGAAATAAACTCTGCTGACTTAATCCTTTATGTTGATCAAGTTGTAATTTAAATTGTTCAAATAAGATGCGTTCGTGTGCTGCTTGTTGGTCGATCAGCATCACCCCAGAGTGAATCTGGGAAATAATAAAGCGATTGTGAATTTGAAAAAACTGCTTCGTTGTTGCTTGGCTATTTACCCCTTGTATCTGACGAACGGGCTCATCTTGTTGTTCATGTTTGATCAGCGGCAATTGCAAGGATTCATCTTGTTCTGTAATCTGATATAAGGTATCCCAGTTTTGAGGAATAGCGGATTTTCTTTCAAAACCTGCCATATAATTATCCGACCGTGAAAACGTGTTTTTCGTCGCTTGATCAGGTTCAAACGGATTGAAATCAGGATTAAAACTTACTGTTGGTACAATGATTTCGTCCAATGGTTTTGGCGTAATCATATTAGAAAAGCCTGTTTCCTGCTCAAAATCAAGTGATGGAGCGATGTTATAACGACCTAATGATCTTTTAACTGCAGATCGAATGATAGCATAAATTGCTTTTTCATCTTCATATTTGATTTCCGTTTTGGTTGGATGTACATTGATATCGATTTTGGAAGGATCGATATCGATGAAGAGCACATACAATGGAAATGTTTCTGCAGCAAGAATATCCTCAAAGGCATTCATAACTGCATGATTCAAATAATGATCTCTGATAAACCGTTTGTTAACAAAGAAAAATTGCTCACCACGTGTTTTCTTTGCAAATTGAGGTTTTCCAACAAATCCATGTACGTTAATGATTGAAGTGTCTTCTTCTACAGGTACGAGACGCTGATTGTAGGTGTTGCCAAAAAGGTGGACAATACGTTGTTTCAATGTCTCTGCAGGTAAATGAAACATTTCATTGCCGTCGCTATGTAAGGTCAAAAAGATTTCAGGATTCGCTAATGCGATTCGTTGAAATTCTTCAATAATATGACGCATCTCGACCGAGTTACTTTTTAAAAAGTTACGGCGTGCAGGTATATTGTAAAAGAGATTTTTTATAGAAATATTGGTGCCAGCAGCTACTGCTTCTGGCGATTGATGGATGATTTTAGAACCTTCTATCTCGACGACAGTCCCCAACTCATCTTCAATGCGACGTGTCTTTAATTCTACA encodes the following:
- the mutL gene encoding DNA mismatch repair endonuclease MutL, whose translation is MSDIIQLLPDNVANQIAAGEVVQRPASAIKELIENAIDAGADKIQLIIRDAGKSLIQVIDNGCGMSVTDARLCFERHATSKIRKAEDLYAIRTMGFRGEAMASIAAIAHVELKTRRIEDELGTVVEIEGSKIIHQSPEAVAAGTNISIKNLFYNIPARRNFLKSNSVEMRHIIEEFQRIALANPEIFLTLHSDGNEMFHLPAETLKQRIVHLFGNTYNQRLVPVEEDTSIINVHGFVGKPQFAKKTRGEQFFFVNKRFIRDHYLNHAVMNAFEDILAAETFPLYVLFIDIDPSKIDINVHPTKTEIKYEDEKAIYAIIRSAVKRSLGRYNIAPSLDFEQETGFSNMITPKPLDEIIVPTVSFNPDFNPFEPDQATKNTFSRSDNYMAGFERKSAIPQNWDTLYQITEQDESLQLPLIKHEQQDEPVRQIQGVNSQATTKQFFQIHNRFIISQIHSGVMLIDQQAAHERILFEQFKLQLDQHKGLSQQSLFPQSIDLSSADNELMQDLLEDIQSLGFQIRSFGKNSYIIDGVPADLGTGIDERKIIEQILEDYKNNQTEFKIEKRENLAKSLARNAAIKPGTPLDNNAIAELIDQLFACESPNVSIFGKPILITITLQELLEKFGKN
- a CDS encoding rhomboid family intramembrane serine protease gives rise to the protein MNSANPLSNLTTVTKNLLIINIVCFVGSMIFTNSTRLFGVFYPDSPFFKIWQVITYMFMHGGITHIFFNMFSLVMFGPIVEQVLGAKRFLNFYLLTGIGALVLQFGVQAFEVYQIAGTIHPGSSLQFDMIAGTVSTNNPSISQSGFDTLVSIYNTPLVGASGAIFGLLLAFAYLFPNLKLALLFIPVPIKAKYFIPIMILIEIYLGFSNSGDSVAHLAHVGGALFGYLLLKAWGIKKGIY
- a CDS encoding rhomboid family intramembrane serine protease encodes the protein MGENSFKSFIRTTFGSDSPIPYIISGQVALFVLIYVFDLLFELKIIEIPLFALTIEKLSLPTSFQAFIQQPWSLVTYNFLYTGLFNIAFDCLWLYWLGIIFFNFLNKRQFLFIYIISGIISALIFLIFSNLAVFQKAQNPDLYTGSCTLAAVLAATATLVPKYELRLLLFGNVKLKTIAIIYFAIQFLFFILTNRPAAIAYFCSVLFGMGYIYALQSGMDWSKIFTKRKKGPVKMKVVVGRGAHPSQPHRYDLPNQDQIDQILDKISLSGYDSLNSHEKEVLFKASNNNKIDG